The following are encoded together in the Daucus carota subsp. sativus chromosome 5, DH1 v3.0, whole genome shotgun sequence genome:
- the LOC108220020 gene encoding uncharacterized protein LOC108220020 isoform X1: protein MLLNHQLQRCSFITNGGFQYKSLATSPQCHKRPTIFAVQAKAIPSRTQRIMESIPVNGEVGGAGGAYSYNALKRLDKLWSGICSAQEVVDEPKQVVSRIPGLFSQSDLADKEVDTFDVVVCGGTLGIFIATALSSKGLRVGIVEKNVLKGREQDWNISRKEMLELVEVGILEEEDIEHATSATFNPNRCGFEGKGEIWVENILNLGVSPSKLIEKMKTRFNSFDGVILEGLGVSSICVYDDAAILQLDSGKRLSSRLVIDAMGNFSPVVKQIRGGRKPDGFCLVVGSCCRGFKDNKTSDVIYSSAEVMQVGESQVQYFWEAFPAGSGLMDRTTYMFTYVDPQPGSPKLEELLEDYWNLMPDYQGVSLDDLEILRVIYGIFPTYRDSPLPSAFDRILQFGDASGIQSPVSFGGFGSLTRHLGRLTNGIYEAISGNLLDSDNLSLLNPYMPNLSASWLFQRAMSARKESSVSPDFINQLLCVNFQSMQRLGDPVLKPFLQDVIQFGPLVKTLGLVMLTKPQLLPSIFRQVGIPVLLDWFGHFTMLGYYTFLSVFIDPIISPSIGTLPDKTRFKWKRQLEAWKYGAGLDYTMSASEERNH from the exons ATGTTGCTAAATCATCAGCTTCAGCGATGCTCGTTCATCACAAATGGTGGTTTTCAGTACAAATCACTTGCCACTTCACCTCAATGTCACAAGAGACCAACCATCTTTGCTGTGCAAGCCAAAGCCATTCCTTCAAGAACCCAA AGGATAATGGAGAGTATACCTGTCAATGGAGAAGTTGGAGGCGCTGGCGGGGCTTATTCGTATAATGCCTTGAAGAGATTGGATAAGCTATGGTCTGGTATTTGCTCTGCTCAGGAAG TTGTTGATGAGCCTAAGCAAGTAGTTTCACGAATTCCGGGTTTGTTTAGCCAGTCTGATCTAGCTGACAAGGAAGTTGATACATTTGATGTGGTAGTTTGTGGTGGGACTTTGGGAATTTTCATTGCCACGGCATTGAGCTCCAAAGGCCTTCGAGTAGGCATTGTGGAGAAGAATGTACTTAAAGGG AGAGAACAAGACTGGAATATATCGAGGAAAGAGATGCTGGAACTTGTAGAAGTTGGCATTCTTGAAGAGGAAGATATTGAACATGCTACATCTGCAACTTTTAATCCT AACAGATGCGGATTTGAGGGGAAGGGGGAGATTTGGGTCGAGAACATTCTCAACCTTGGTGTTTC GCCTTCCAAGCTTATTGAGAAAATGAAGACACGTTTTAACTCATTTGATGGAGTAATCTTAGAAGGTCTTGGCGTTTCCAGCATATGTGTTTATGATGATGCAGCT ATTTTGCAATTAGACAGTGGGAAGAGGTTGTCATCACGTCTCGTTATTGATGCGATGGGGAACTTTTCCCCAGTTGTAAAGCAG ATTAGAGGGGGGAGAAAGCCGGATGGTTTCTGCCTTGTTGTTGGTTCCTGTTGTCGCGGTTTCAAGGATAACAAGACAAGTGATGTTATATATAGCAGCGCTGAAGTAATGCAGGTTGGGGAGTCACAAGTGCAGTATTTCTGGGAG GCCTTCCCTGCTGGTTCAGGTCTCATGGACCGAACTACTTACATGTTTACCTACGTTGACCCTCAACCTGGATCCCCAAAGCTGGAAGAATTATTAGAAGACTACTGGAATCTAATGCCAGATTATCAG GGGGTGTCTCTTGATGATCTGGAGATTTTAAGAGTCATATATGGGATTTTCCCTACATACCGTGACAG CCCATTGCCATCAGCTTTTGATCGTATTTTACAG TTTGGTGATGCAAGTGGCATACAGTCCCCAGTTTCCTTTGGTGGTTTTGGAAGCTTGACCAGGCATCTTGGTAGACTAACAAATG GGATATATGAAGCAATCTCTGGCAACCTTCTGGACTCAGACAACCTTTCCCTCTTAAACCCATATATG CCCAACTTGAGTGCATCTTGGTTGTTTCAAAGAGCAATGTCAGCAAGAAAAGAGTCCTCAGTTTCACCTGATTTCATCAATCAGCTTCTTTGTGTTAACTTTCAGAGTATGCAG AGGCTAGGGGATCCAGTGCTTAAACCATTCCTTCAG GATGTTATACAGTTTGGCCCTCTTGTGAAGACATTAGGGCTGGTCATGCTGACCAAGCCTCAACTTCTTCCATCAATATTTAGACAG GTTGGCATCCCAGTGCTTCTCGACTGGTTTGGTCATTTCACAATGCTGGGATACTACACATTTTTGTCAGTTTTTATTGACCCAATTATTAG TCCGTCGATAGGTACACTTCCAGACAAAACAAGGTTTAAATGGAAGCGCCAACTTGAGGCTTGGAAATATGGAGCTGGTTTAGACTACACAATGAGTGCCTCTGAGGAACGAAACCACTGA
- the LOC108220020 gene encoding uncharacterized protein LOC108220020 isoform X2, with translation MESIPVNGEVGGAGGAYSYNALKRLDKLWSGICSAQEVVDEPKQVVSRIPGLFSQSDLADKEVDTFDVVVCGGTLGIFIATALSSKGLRVGIVEKNVLKGREQDWNISRKEMLELVEVGILEEEDIEHATSATFNPNRCGFEGKGEIWVENILNLGVSPSKLIEKMKTRFNSFDGVILEGLGVSSICVYDDAAILQLDSGKRLSSRLVIDAMGNFSPVVKQIRGGRKPDGFCLVVGSCCRGFKDNKTSDVIYSSAEVMQVGESQVQYFWEAFPAGSGLMDRTTYMFTYVDPQPGSPKLEELLEDYWNLMPDYQGVSLDDLEILRVIYGIFPTYRDSPLPSAFDRILQFGDASGIQSPVSFGGFGSLTRHLGRLTNGIYEAISGNLLDSDNLSLLNPYMPNLSASWLFQRAMSARKESSVSPDFINQLLCVNFQSMQRLGDPVLKPFLQDVIQFGPLVKTLGLVMLTKPQLLPSIFRQVGIPVLLDWFGHFTMLGYYTFLSVFIDPIISPSIGTLPDKTRFKWKRQLEAWKYGAGLDYTMSASEERNH, from the exons ATGGAGAGTATACCTGTCAATGGAGAAGTTGGAGGCGCTGGCGGGGCTTATTCGTATAATGCCTTGAAGAGATTGGATAAGCTATGGTCTGGTATTTGCTCTGCTCAGGAAG TTGTTGATGAGCCTAAGCAAGTAGTTTCACGAATTCCGGGTTTGTTTAGCCAGTCTGATCTAGCTGACAAGGAAGTTGATACATTTGATGTGGTAGTTTGTGGTGGGACTTTGGGAATTTTCATTGCCACGGCATTGAGCTCCAAAGGCCTTCGAGTAGGCATTGTGGAGAAGAATGTACTTAAAGGG AGAGAACAAGACTGGAATATATCGAGGAAAGAGATGCTGGAACTTGTAGAAGTTGGCATTCTTGAAGAGGAAGATATTGAACATGCTACATCTGCAACTTTTAATCCT AACAGATGCGGATTTGAGGGGAAGGGGGAGATTTGGGTCGAGAACATTCTCAACCTTGGTGTTTC GCCTTCCAAGCTTATTGAGAAAATGAAGACACGTTTTAACTCATTTGATGGAGTAATCTTAGAAGGTCTTGGCGTTTCCAGCATATGTGTTTATGATGATGCAGCT ATTTTGCAATTAGACAGTGGGAAGAGGTTGTCATCACGTCTCGTTATTGATGCGATGGGGAACTTTTCCCCAGTTGTAAAGCAG ATTAGAGGGGGGAGAAAGCCGGATGGTTTCTGCCTTGTTGTTGGTTCCTGTTGTCGCGGTTTCAAGGATAACAAGACAAGTGATGTTATATATAGCAGCGCTGAAGTAATGCAGGTTGGGGAGTCACAAGTGCAGTATTTCTGGGAG GCCTTCCCTGCTGGTTCAGGTCTCATGGACCGAACTACTTACATGTTTACCTACGTTGACCCTCAACCTGGATCCCCAAAGCTGGAAGAATTATTAGAAGACTACTGGAATCTAATGCCAGATTATCAG GGGGTGTCTCTTGATGATCTGGAGATTTTAAGAGTCATATATGGGATTTTCCCTACATACCGTGACAG CCCATTGCCATCAGCTTTTGATCGTATTTTACAG TTTGGTGATGCAAGTGGCATACAGTCCCCAGTTTCCTTTGGTGGTTTTGGAAGCTTGACCAGGCATCTTGGTAGACTAACAAATG GGATATATGAAGCAATCTCTGGCAACCTTCTGGACTCAGACAACCTTTCCCTCTTAAACCCATATATG CCCAACTTGAGTGCATCTTGGTTGTTTCAAAGAGCAATGTCAGCAAGAAAAGAGTCCTCAGTTTCACCTGATTTCATCAATCAGCTTCTTTGTGTTAACTTTCAGAGTATGCAG AGGCTAGGGGATCCAGTGCTTAAACCATTCCTTCAG GATGTTATACAGTTTGGCCCTCTTGTGAAGACATTAGGGCTGGTCATGCTGACCAAGCCTCAACTTCTTCCATCAATATTTAGACAG GTTGGCATCCCAGTGCTTCTCGACTGGTTTGGTCATTTCACAATGCTGGGATACTACACATTTTTGTCAGTTTTTATTGACCCAATTATTAG TCCGTCGATAGGTACACTTCCAGACAAAACAAGGTTTAAATGGAAGCGCCAACTTGAGGCTTGGAAATATGGAGCTGGTTTAGACTACACAATGAGTGCCTCTGAGGAACGAAACCACTGA